The Burkholderia mallei ATCC 23344 genome has a window encoding:
- a CDS encoding DUF4148 domain-containing protein, giving the protein MKSLIATVAVAAALAVPAVSFAQQSNGPVTRAQVRAELIQLEQAGYNPASDRVNYPEEIQAAEAKIHGQQNVAAQADTSGYGAQPTAAAESGSPNKVKRIADGAPVYKGR; this is encoded by the coding sequence ATGAAATCGCTTATCGCTACCGTCGCAGTCGCCGCCGCGCTCGCCGTTCCGGCCGTTTCGTTCGCCCAGCAATCGAATGGCCCGGTGACCCGCGCGCAAGTCAGGGCCGAGCTCATCCAGCTCGAGCAAGCAGGCTACAACCCGGCTTCCGACCGCGTGAACTACCCCGAGGAAATCCAGGCCGCCGAAGCCAAGATCCACGGCCAGCAAAACGTCGCCGCGCAAGCCGATACGAGCGGCTACGGCGCGCAGCCGACGGCCGCGGCCGAATCGGGCTCGCCGAACAAGGTCAAGCGCATCGCCGACGGCGCTCCGGTCTACAAGGGGCGTTGA
- a CDS encoding peptidoglycan DD-metalloendopeptidase family protein gives MEVRLRSILFVQRAGIGRTVRAALVAAGAALVGGCTVTPWTDSWQPTHVPSQPAPRASSGVPAGYYRVNSGDTLASIASAFGQRTLDIASWNHMAPTDMVMPGQVLRVAPPPSTATFAPPPAAEPQPEAAASALAWPAHGTVTTPFGAGRNHGIVITSTGGDRTVRAAAPGRVVYAGTGVAAYGPLVILKHENGLITAYGHNEKLLVNEGDAVSAGQPVAEMATDASGRSTFEFEVRRNGKAVDPLGLLPRNGS, from the coding sequence ATGGAGGTACGCTTGAGAAGCATTCTGTTCGTCCAACGCGCGGGCATCGGCCGGACGGTGCGCGCGGCGCTCGTCGCGGCAGGCGCCGCGCTCGTCGGCGGTTGCACGGTGACGCCGTGGACCGACTCCTGGCAGCCGACGCACGTGCCGTCGCAGCCGGCGCCGCGCGCGTCGTCCGGCGTGCCGGCCGGCTATTACCGCGTGAATTCGGGCGATACGCTGGCGAGCATCGCGTCCGCGTTCGGCCAGCGCACGCTCGATATCGCGAGTTGGAACCACATGGCGCCAACCGACATGGTGATGCCCGGCCAAGTGCTGCGCGTCGCGCCGCCGCCGAGCACGGCGACGTTCGCGCCGCCGCCTGCCGCCGAGCCGCAGCCGGAGGCGGCCGCCTCGGCGCTCGCGTGGCCCGCGCACGGCACCGTGACGACGCCGTTCGGCGCCGGCAGGAATCATGGGATCGTGATCACGTCGACGGGCGGCGACCGCACGGTGCGCGCCGCCGCGCCCGGCCGCGTCGTCTACGCGGGCACGGGCGTCGCCGCATATGGCCCGCTCGTGATCCTGAAACACGAGAACGGCCTCATCACCGCGTACGGCCACAACGAGAAACTGCTCGTCAACGAAGGCGATGCGGTGAGCGCGGGGCAGCCGGTTGCCGAGATGGCCACCGACGCGAGCGGCCGCTCGACCTTCGAATTCGAGGTGCGGCGTAACGGCAAGGCCGTCGATCCGCTCGGCCTGCTGCCGCGCAACGGTTCCTGA
- a CDS encoding TonB-dependent copper receptor: MTSTFLRHAPAAREGHARRRRRAITLTVPALAAGAFHLAPAVAQTSEAVHGHGTLGASGVASRAETDAASAKSDGAVREAASRTATGAAPDATTLPTIEIVAAPESTPLVVVTDPKTPRQPLPASDGADYLKTIPGFASIRSGGTNGDPVLRGMFGSRLNILANGMPTLGACPGRMDAPTSYIASESYDKVTLVKGPQTVLYGPSASAGTVLFERVTPRFKTPGMRFDGSVVGGSFGRNDQNVDVTAGTPDFYGRVSANHAHSQDYEDGNGRTVPSQWDKWNADAALGWTPDDNTRLELTAGTGDGYARYAGRGMDGAHFRRETFGLKFDKKHIGDVLDRIEAQVFYNEADHVMDNYTLRMPDPTSSMPMRMASEVRRRTLGARVAATLRLTDAFKLVTGVDAQSNRLDSRSAMGMQNYGDKPWNPQANMWNAGAFGELTWYASDASRVIGGARIDYAAARDKRATTGGMKMSMRNPTFDDLRSRVLPSGFVRYERDLASLPVTWYAGIGHAQRFPDYWELFSAKRGPNGSINAFSAIKPEKTTQLDIGAQYKSDKLDAWVSAYAGYVQDFILFDYATGPMGQITRATNVNAQIMGGEVGASWRPLAPWRFEGSLAYAWGRNVQSGAPLPQMPPLEARFGVEYTRGPWSAGGLWRVVAPQHRYALNEGNVVGKDFGPSAGFGVLSLHAQYNVSKTVQISVGVDNVLDKTYAEHLNLAGNAGFGYPANLPVTEPGRTAWVRLSTKL, from the coding sequence ATGACATCCACATTCCTGCGTCACGCGCCCGCCGCGCGTGAAGGCCACGCGCGCCGCCGGCGGCGCGCGATCACGCTTACCGTTCCCGCGCTCGCCGCGGGCGCCTTTCACCTCGCGCCGGCCGTCGCGCAGACGAGCGAGGCCGTGCACGGCCACGGCACGCTCGGCGCGTCCGGCGTAGCGAGCCGCGCCGAGACCGACGCGGCGAGCGCCAAATCGGACGGCGCGGTTCGCGAAGCGGCGAGCCGCACGGCAACCGGCGCCGCGCCGGACGCCACGACGCTGCCGACGATCGAAATCGTCGCGGCGCCCGAATCGACGCCGCTCGTCGTCGTCACCGATCCGAAGACGCCGCGCCAGCCGCTGCCCGCGAGCGACGGCGCCGATTATCTGAAGACGATTCCCGGCTTCGCGTCGATCCGCAGCGGCGGCACGAACGGCGACCCGGTGCTGCGCGGGATGTTCGGCTCGCGGCTGAACATTCTCGCGAACGGCATGCCGACGCTCGGTGCGTGTCCCGGCCGGATGGACGCGCCGACGTCGTACATCGCGTCCGAGAGCTACGACAAGGTGACGCTCGTCAAGGGGCCGCAGACCGTGCTGTACGGGCCGAGCGCATCGGCGGGCACGGTGCTGTTCGAGCGCGTGACGCCGCGCTTCAAGACGCCGGGCATGCGCTTTGACGGCAGCGTCGTCGGCGGCTCGTTCGGGCGCAACGATCAGAACGTCGACGTGACGGCCGGCACGCCCGACTTCTACGGGCGCGTGAGCGCGAACCATGCGCACTCGCAGGACTACGAGGACGGCAACGGCCGCACGGTGCCGTCGCAATGGGACAAGTGGAACGCGGATGCGGCGCTCGGCTGGACGCCCGACGACAACACGCGGCTCGAGCTGACGGCAGGCACGGGCGACGGCTACGCGCGCTATGCGGGCCGCGGAATGGACGGCGCGCATTTCCGGCGCGAGACGTTCGGTCTGAAGTTCGACAAGAAGCACATCGGCGACGTGCTCGATCGCATCGAGGCGCAGGTCTTCTACAACGAAGCCGATCACGTGATGGACAACTACACGTTGCGGATGCCCGATCCGACGAGCAGCATGCCGATGCGCATGGCCTCCGAAGTGCGCCGCCGCACGCTCGGCGCGCGCGTCGCGGCGACGCTGCGCTTGACCGACGCGTTCAAGCTCGTGACGGGCGTCGATGCGCAGTCGAACCGCCTCGACTCGCGCTCGGCGATGGGGATGCAGAACTACGGCGACAAGCCGTGGAATCCGCAGGCGAACATGTGGAACGCGGGCGCGTTCGGCGAGCTGACCTGGTATGCGAGCGATGCGTCGCGCGTGATCGGCGGCGCGCGGATCGACTATGCGGCCGCGCGCGACAAGCGCGCGACGACGGGCGGCATGAAGATGAGCATGCGCAATCCGACGTTCGACGATCTCCGCTCGCGCGTGCTGCCGAGCGGCTTCGTGCGCTACGAGCGTGATCTCGCGTCGCTGCCCGTCACGTGGTACGCGGGCATCGGCCATGCGCAGCGCTTCCCTGATTACTGGGAGCTGTTCTCCGCCAAGCGCGGCCCGAACGGTTCGATCAACGCGTTCTCCGCGATCAAGCCCGAGAAGACGACGCAGCTCGACATCGGCGCGCAGTACAAGAGCGACAAGCTCGACGCCTGGGTGTCCGCCTATGCGGGCTACGTGCAGGACTTCATCCTGTTCGACTATGCGACGGGCCCGATGGGACAGATCACGCGGGCGACGAACGTCAACGCGCAGATCATGGGCGGTGAGGTGGGCGCGTCGTGGCGTCCGCTCGCGCCGTGGCGCTTCGAAGGGTCGCTCGCGTATGCGTGGGGGCGCAACGTGCAAAGCGGTGCGCCGCTGCCGCAGATGCCGCCGCTCGAGGCACGCTTCGGCGTCGAGTACACTCGCGGGCCGTGGTCGGCGGGCGGGCTGTGGCGGGTCGTTGCGCCGCAGCATCGCTACGCGCTGAACGAGGGCAACGTCGTCGGCAAGGACTTCGGTCCGAGCGCCGGTTTCGGCGTGCTGTCGCTGCACGCGCAGTACAACGTGAGCAAGACGGTGCAGATCTCGGTCGGCGTCGACAACGTGCTCGACAAGACTTATGCGGAGCACCTGAACCTCGCGGGCAACGCCGGTTTCGGCTATCCGGCGAATCTGCCTGTCACCGAACCCGGCCGCACCGCGTGGGTTCGTTTGAGCACCAAGCTCTGA
- a CDS encoding DUF2946 domain-containing protein, translated as MPNRFRKLTAWLGMLAIALAIVAPLVSQASARSAAPSSGAVICGDEHRAQPAEAGIAHDGPVHDGVAHHALHLDACGYCAFFAHSPAIGAAAPSLFAIHVAAVAPPIPSGAAAPSLERHTHAYPRAPPTDA; from the coding sequence ATGCCCAACCGATTCCGCAAACTGACTGCCTGGCTGGGCATGCTTGCGATCGCGTTGGCGATCGTCGCGCCGCTCGTCTCGCAGGCGAGTGCGCGGTCCGCCGCGCCGTCTTCCGGCGCGGTGATCTGCGGGGACGAGCACCGCGCGCAGCCGGCCGAGGCGGGCATCGCGCACGACGGCCCCGTGCACGACGGCGTCGCGCATCACGCGTTGCATCTCGACGCGTGCGGCTACTGCGCGTTCTTCGCGCACAGCCCGGCGATCGGCGCGGCCGCGCCGTCGCTCTTCGCCATTCATGTCGCGGCCGTCGCGCCGCCCATTCCCTCCGGGGCCGCCGCGCCCTCGCTCGAGCGCCACACGCACGCTTATCCGCGCGCGCCGCCGACAGACGCCTGA
- a CDS encoding Pr6Pr family membrane protein: protein MQKAAFVAAYRLVGCGLILSATCHSIARRWNAPTFRLDNFLSYFTQLSSLYTAIVLLAGLWLATKPPSRRYESARGAVVLYMAITGIVYELLLAHLDAVHHATPYYTNWILHRVIPIAVFLDWLYVAPRVRIDWSQLARWLAFPVAYLGYTLVRGALIDWYPYPFVDPRAHGYLMVAAYSGAIAAGSIGFAALIVLLGNRTGAPAPQAEHA, encoded by the coding sequence ATGCAGAAAGCCGCTTTTGTCGCAGCCTACAGACTGGTCGGCTGCGGACTGATCCTTTCCGCGACCTGCCACAGCATCGCGCGCCGATGGAACGCGCCGACCTTCCGGCTCGACAACTTCCTCAGCTACTTCACGCAACTCAGCAGCCTGTACACGGCGATCGTGCTGCTTGCGGGCCTATGGCTCGCCACCAAGCCGCCGTCGCGACGATACGAATCCGCGCGCGGCGCCGTCGTGCTGTACATGGCGATCACGGGCATCGTCTACGAGCTGCTGCTCGCGCATCTGGACGCGGTGCATCATGCGACGCCTTATTATACGAACTGGATATTGCATCGAGTCATACCGATCGCGGTGTTTCTCGACTGGCTGTACGTCGCGCCGCGCGTGCGGATCGATTGGTCGCAGCTCGCGCGGTGGCTGGCGTTTCCGGTCGCATACCTCGGCTATACGCTCGTGCGCGGCGCGCTGATCGACTGGTATCCCTATCCGTTCGTCGATCCGCGCGCGCACGGCTATCTGATGGTCGCCGCGTACAGCGGCGCGATCGCGGCGGGCAGCATCGGCTTCGCCGCGCTGATCGTGCTGCTCGGCAACCGAACCGGCGCGCCCGCGCCGCAGGCCGAGCACGCTTGA
- the gndA gene encoding NADP-dependent phosphogluconate dehydrogenase produces the protein MGKQAIGVVGLAVMGRNLALNIESRGYAVSVYNRSREKTDELIAEFPDRKLVPAHTLEAFVASLETPRRILLMVKAGEATDATIAALKPLLDKGDVLIDGGNTHFTDTIRRNQELAQAGLHFIGTGVSGGEEGALRGPSIMPGGQRDAYDLVEPILEQIAAKAPADGEPCVAYMGPDGAGHYVKMVHNGIEYGDMQLIAESYAVLKQVAGLTNDELGAVYAEWNQGELDSYLIEITAKIFGKKDDETGEHLVDVILDRAAQKGTGKWTSQNALDLGVPLPLITESVFARVLSSLKAQRVAASEVLSGPSPAPLEGDRAAFVESVRRALYLSKVISYAQGFAQLDTASKEYGWNLDLGTIAKIFRAGCIIRARFLQKITDAYAKNAALANLLLDPYFQDIAANYQSALRDVVIAAVKAGVPVPAFASAVAYFDSYRSARLPANLVQAQRDFFGAHTFERTDKPGSFHASWAE, from the coding sequence ATGGGCAAACAAGCAATCGGTGTGGTCGGTCTCGCGGTGATGGGGCGCAATCTGGCCTTGAATATCGAAAGCCGTGGCTATGCGGTGTCGGTCTACAACCGCAGCCGCGAGAAGACCGACGAACTGATCGCCGAATTTCCCGATCGCAAGCTCGTGCCGGCCCATACGCTCGAGGCGTTCGTCGCGTCGCTCGAGACGCCGCGGCGCATCCTCCTGATGGTGAAGGCGGGCGAAGCGACCGACGCGACGATCGCGGCGCTCAAGCCGCTGCTCGACAAGGGCGACGTGCTGATCGACGGCGGCAACACGCATTTCACCGACACGATTCGCCGCAACCAGGAGCTCGCGCAGGCGGGGCTGCATTTCATCGGCACGGGCGTGTCGGGGGGCGAGGAGGGCGCACTGCGCGGGCCGTCGATCATGCCGGGCGGCCAGCGCGACGCCTACGATCTCGTCGAGCCGATCCTCGAGCAGATCGCCGCGAAGGCGCCGGCGGACGGGGAGCCGTGCGTCGCGTACATGGGGCCGGACGGCGCGGGCCATTACGTGAAGATGGTCCACAACGGGATCGAGTACGGCGACATGCAACTGATCGCCGAGAGCTACGCGGTGCTCAAGCAGGTCGCGGGCCTGACGAACGACGAGCTGGGCGCGGTCTACGCCGAATGGAACCAGGGCGAACTCGACAGCTACCTGATCGAGATCACCGCGAAGATCTTCGGCAAGAAGGACGACGAAACGGGCGAGCATCTCGTCGACGTGATCCTCGACCGCGCCGCGCAGAAGGGCACCGGCAAGTGGACGAGCCAGAACGCGCTCGACCTCGGCGTGCCGTTGCCGCTCATCACCGAATCGGTGTTCGCGCGCGTGCTGTCGTCGCTGAAGGCGCAGCGCGTCGCGGCGAGCGAGGTGTTGAGCGGGCCGTCGCCCGCGCCGCTCGAAGGCGATCGCGCCGCGTTCGTCGAGTCGGTGCGCCGCGCGCTGTATCTGTCGAAGGTGATCTCGTACGCGCAGGGCTTCGCGCAGCTCGATACGGCGTCGAAGGAATACGGCTGGAACCTCGATCTCGGCACGATCGCGAAGATCTTCCGCGCGGGCTGCATTATCCGCGCGCGTTTCCTGCAGAAGATCACCGATGCGTATGCGAAGAACGCCGCGCTCGCGAACCTGCTGCTCGACCCGTATTTCCAGGACATCGCGGCGAACTATCAGTCCGCGCTGCGCGACGTCGTGATCGCCGCGGTGAAGGCGGGCGTGCCCGTGCCGGCGTTCGCGTCGGCGGTCGCGTACTTCGACAGCTACCGGTCCGCGCGCCTGCCCGCGAACCTCGTGCAGGCGCAGCGCGATTTCTTCGGCGCGCATACGTTCGAGCGCACGGACAAGCCGGGCAGTTTCCACGCGAGTTGGGCCGAGTGA
- a CDS encoding cupin domain-containing protein, translated as MVPRDRRAGRRDTTGMSMKIVRSKSFTASRAWGAVDIANMRGITTRLHWTDQPYKWHVNDGEEVFVVLDGRVEMRYRDAGVERSAVLEAGDIFFASVGTEHVACPLGEARILVVETEGSV; from the coding sequence ATGGTGCCGCGCGATCGTCGCGCCGGCCGCCGCGACACCACGGGAATGTCCATGAAGATTGTCCGCAGCAAGAGCTTCACCGCGTCGCGCGCGTGGGGCGCCGTCGACATCGCCAATATGCGCGGCATCACGACTCGCCTGCATTGGACGGATCAGCCGTACAAGTGGCATGTCAACGATGGCGAGGAGGTGTTCGTCGTCCTCGACGGCCGCGTCGAGATGCGCTATCGCGACGCCGGCGTCGAGCGCTCGGCCGTTCTCGAGGCGGGCGACATCTTTTTTGCATCGGTAGGGACGGAACATGTCGCGTGCCCGCTCGGCGAGGCCCGGATTCTCGTCGTCGAAACCGAAGGCAGCGTTTGA
- a CDS encoding cytochrome b produces the protein MNRILAGQERYNRPAVFFHWAIFLLVALAYLAIEVRGPKGTDSRVFWSNVHYLAGSLVLALAVLRIVWRFAGGAPRELPQPAWLALFAKLAHLALYAFIVAQPLLGIMTLNFGGKPVTLAGIDWSFTLFAPNAALRSTVKEAHELIGNVFYYVIGLHALAALWHHFVKRDATLRRMTF, from the coding sequence ATGAATCGTATCCTCGCCGGGCAGGAGCGCTACAACCGTCCCGCCGTCTTCTTCCATTGGGCGATCTTCCTGCTCGTCGCGCTCGCGTATCTCGCGATCGAAGTGCGCGGCCCGAAAGGGACCGACAGCCGGGTGTTCTGGTCGAATGTCCATTACCTTGCCGGCTCGCTGGTGCTCGCGCTGGCGGTGCTGCGGATCGTCTGGCGCTTCGCGGGCGGCGCGCCGCGCGAGCTGCCGCAGCCGGCGTGGCTCGCGCTGTTCGCGAAGCTCGCGCATCTCGCGCTGTACGCATTCATCGTCGCGCAGCCGCTGCTCGGCATCATGACGCTGAACTTCGGCGGCAAGCCGGTGACGCTCGCGGGAATCGACTGGTCGTTCACGCTGTTCGCGCCGAATGCGGCGCTGCGCTCGACGGTCAAGGAAGCGCACGAATTGATCGGCAACGTGTTCTATTACGTGATCGGGCTGCACGCGCTCGCCGCGCTCTGGCATCACTTCGTGAAGCGGGACGCGACGCTGCGCCGGATGACGTTCTGA
- a CDS encoding DUF938 domain-containing protein: MRSATRTACLTSDSIFPIHFVMPIDSASRQWAPAAERNREPILAVLKRLLPARGAVLEIASGTGQHAVHFAAALPDLVWQPTDVDAAARESIAAWAADAALPNLRAPLALDVCVEPWPLAAADAIVCVNMIHIAPWAAVCALFVGAARALPDGGVLYLYGPYRRGGAHTAESNAQFDAQLRRRNPAWGVRDLEAVVELGGASGLALDEVVEMPANNLSVVFRKRA; encoded by the coding sequence TTGCGCAGCGCGACGCGCACGGCTTGCCTCACGTCTGATTCGATCTTCCCGATTCATTTCGTCATGCCGATCGATTCCGCTTCGCGCCAATGGGCGCCCGCCGCAGAACGCAATCGCGAGCCGATTCTCGCCGTGCTGAAGCGCCTGCTGCCCGCGCGCGGCGCGGTGCTCGAGATCGCGAGCGGCACCGGCCAGCATGCGGTTCACTTCGCGGCCGCGCTGCCCGATCTCGTCTGGCAGCCGACCGACGTCGACGCCGCCGCGCGCGAGTCGATCGCCGCGTGGGCGGCCGACGCCGCTCTGCCGAACCTGCGCGCGCCGCTCGCGCTCGATGTGTGTGTCGAGCCGTGGCCGCTCGCCGCCGCCGACGCGATCGTCTGCGTCAACATGATCCACATCGCGCCGTGGGCAGCCGTGTGCGCGCTCTTCGTCGGCGCGGCGCGCGCGCTGCCCGACGGCGGCGTGTTGTACCTGTACGGGCCGTATCGCCGAGGCGGCGCGCACACCGCTGAGTCGAACGCGCAGTTCGATGCGCAATTGCGCCGCCGCAATCCGGCGTGGGGCGTGCGCGATCTGGAAGCGGTGGTCGAACTCGGCGGCGCGTCGGGCCTCGCGCTCGACGAGGTCGTCGAGATGCCGGCGAACAATCTGAGCGTCGTGTTCCGAAAGCGCGCGTAG
- a CDS encoding lipase secretion chaperone yields the protein MKGEGSVARRVALYCVAGAVAAGAVWYVVGAPAKRDAGASPASPELAASAPVAVAARADAGSAASGLPASLAGSSAPRLPLDAHGHLAKARAVRDFFDYCLSAQSELSAQALDALVTREIAAQLDGTLAQGEALDVWKRYRAYLDQLAQLPDGGAPGNKLDLAALQLALDQRASIASRALGDWAEPFFGAEQQRQRYDLARLRIVRDASLTDAQKAARLAALEQQLPLDQRAEQAREKQQNDAVARIAQLQKSGASPDEMRAQLAQSLGPEAAERVAKMQQANDAWRAKYDEYAAQRAQIDAQHLSPQDRDTQIAQLRQRYFTQPGEALRAASLDRGGAATQTQ from the coding sequence ATGAAGGGAGAAGGCAGCGTTGCGCGGCGCGTCGCGCTTTACTGTGTGGCCGGCGCTGTCGCGGCCGGCGCGGTGTGGTATGTCGTCGGCGCGCCGGCGAAGCGCGATGCGGGCGCGTCTCCCGCATCGCCCGAGCTCGCCGCGTCGGCGCCTGTCGCCGTCGCGGCGCGCGCCGATGCCGGCTCCGCGGCGAGCGGCCTGCCCGCGTCGCTGGCCGGTTCGTCGGCGCCGCGGCTGCCGCTCGACGCGCACGGCCATCTCGCGAAGGCGCGCGCGGTGCGCGATTTCTTCGACTATTGCCTGAGTGCGCAGAGCGAGCTGAGCGCGCAGGCGCTCGATGCGCTCGTCACGCGCGAGATCGCCGCGCAGCTCGACGGCACGCTCGCACAGGGCGAGGCGCTCGACGTCTGGAAACGCTATCGTGCGTATCTCGATCAGCTCGCGCAGTTGCCGGACGGCGGCGCGCCCGGCAACAAGCTCGATCTCGCGGCGCTGCAGCTCGCGCTCGATCAGCGCGCATCGATCGCGAGCCGCGCGCTCGGCGATTGGGCCGAGCCGTTTTTCGGCGCCGAGCAGCAGCGGCAGCGCTACGATCTCGCGCGGTTGAGAATCGTGCGCGACGCTTCGTTGACGGATGCGCAGAAGGCCGCGCGTCTCGCGGCGCTCGAGCAGCAACTGCCGCTCGACCAGCGCGCCGAGCAGGCGCGCGAGAAGCAGCAGAACGACGCCGTCGCGCGGATCGCGCAATTGCAGAAGTCCGGTGCGTCGCCCGACGAAATGCGCGCGCAGCTCGCGCAATCGCTGGGGCCGGAGGCGGCGGAGCGCGTCGCGAAGATGCAGCAGGCGAACGACGCGTGGCGCGCGAAATACGACGAATATGCGGCGCAGCGCGCGCAGATCGATGCGCAGCACCTCTCGCCGCAGGATCGCGACACGCAGATCGCGCAACTGCGGCAGCGCTATTTCACGCAGCCGGGCGAGGCGCTGCGCGCGGCGTCGCTCGATCGCGGCGGCGCGGCGACGCAGACGCAATAG